The Flavobacterium piscisymbiosum genome includes a region encoding these proteins:
- a CDS encoding TonB-dependent receptor plug domain-containing protein: MKNVKLISLAFSMLICFVVKAQEKTTTKDTLRSILNNKIIICAPSRPLLNEPLTILDGIVIDAKKFSKVNPNDIESIKVLKGIDATALYGNKAINGAIVITSKRKD; this comes from the coding sequence ATGAAAAACGTAAAACTTATTTCATTAGCATTTTCTATGCTTATATGTTTCGTAGTAAAAGCACAGGAAAAAACAACTACAAAAGATACATTGCGCTCCATTTTAAACAATAAAATAATAATCTGTGCACCATCGAGGCCTCTTCTTAATGAGCCACTAACAATTCTGGATGGAATTGTAATAGATGCCAAGAAGTTTTCTAAAGTAAATCCTAATGACATTGAAAGCATTAAAGTTCTAAAAGGTATTGATGCTACTGCTCTTTACGGAAACAAAGCTATAAATGGAGCTATTGTTATTACATCAAAAAGAAAGGATTAA
- a CDS encoding LURP-one-related/scramblase family protein, whose protein sequence is MNPLLNQNLFLVKEHIGMFKAANNYDIYNPESNEIIMNCRENNLGFFTKMLRFTDYKRMTPFDIEITTASGEKIISVKRGIAWLRSTVEVFDEKDRLVGTFKQKIFSIGGKFEILDKNERTAATLQGKWTGWDFKFSHENKQLAQVSKKWAGMGKEFFTSADNYVLQIEETVAPDSPLRQLILAAVMCIDMVLKE, encoded by the coding sequence ATGAACCCACTTTTAAATCAGAATCTATTTCTTGTAAAAGAACATATCGGAATGTTTAAAGCCGCTAACAACTATGATATTTATAATCCGGAAAGCAATGAAATTATAATGAACTGCCGCGAAAATAATCTTGGCTTTTTTACCAAAATGTTACGCTTTACAGATTATAAAAGAATGACTCCTTTTGATATTGAAATTACGACAGCTTCAGGCGAAAAAATAATTTCGGTAAAACGTGGTATCGCATGGTTACGTTCGACTGTTGAAGTTTTTGACGAAAAAGATCGTTTAGTGGGAACATTTAAACAAAAAATATTTTCGATTGGAGGAAAATTTGAAATTCTGGATAAAAACGAAAGAACTGCCGCAACGCTTCAGGGAAAATGGACCGGATGGGATTTTAAATTCAGTCACGAAAACAAACAATTGGCTCAGGTAAGTAAAAAATGGGCAGGAATGGGTAAAGAGTTTTTTACCAGCGCTGATAATTATGTACTGCAAATCGAGGAAACTGTTGCACCTGACAGCCCTTTAAGACAATTAATCCTTGCCGCTGTCATGTGTATAGACATGGTACTAAAGGAATAG
- a CDS encoding 3-ketoacyl-ACP reductase — translation MTDLKNKNALITGAGKGIGKAIAVALAKEGVNVILVSRTQADVDQLAAETAALGVKSLALSADVSDINSINSAVEKAFAEFKTIDILINNAGIAAFGNFMTLEPAAWEKIIQVNLMGTYYTTRAVLPNMIERQTGDIINISSTAGLNGNALTSAYSASKFAVLGLTDSLMQEVRKHNIRVTALTPSTVATDLALDLKLTDGNPDKVMQSEDVAELIIAQLKLSRRVFIKNSSIWSTNP, via the coding sequence ATGACAGACTTAAAAAATAAAAATGCCTTAATTACAGGTGCAGGAAAAGGAATTGGAAAAGCAATTGCGGTTGCACTTGCCAAAGAAGGAGTAAACGTAATTTTAGTTTCAAGAACTCAGGCAGATGTTGATCAATTGGCTGCTGAAACTGCTGCATTAGGCGTAAAATCCCTGGCTTTATCTGCTGACGTTTCGGATATTAATTCTATCAATAGTGCTGTAGAAAAAGCTTTTGCAGAATTTAAAACCATAGACATTTTAATCAATAATGCAGGAATCGCTGCTTTTGGAAATTTCATGACATTGGAACCAGCTGCCTGGGAAAAAATTATTCAGGTCAACTTAATGGGAACGTATTATACAACCCGCGCTGTTTTACCTAATATGATCGAAAGACAAACTGGTGATATTATCAATATTTCGTCGACAGCAGGATTAAACGGAAATGCATTGACAAGTGCTTACAGCGCATCAAAATTTGCCGTTTTAGGATTGACTGATTCTTTGATGCAGGAAGTTCGTAAACACAACATACGCGTTACAGCTTTAACACCAAGTACCGTTGCCACCGATTTGGCTTTAGATTTAAAACTTACAGACGGAAATCCGGATAAAGTAATGCAATCTGAAGATGTAGCCGAATTAATTATCGCTCAGCTGAAATTAAGCCGTCGCGTTTTCATCAAAAACAGCAGTATTTGGTCTACTAATCCTTAA
- the mtaB gene encoding tRNA (N(6)-L-threonylcarbamoyladenosine(37)-C(2))-methylthiotransferase MtaB: protein MENRKKVAFYTLGCKLNFSETSTIARNFNDEGFDRVDFEEIADIYVINTCSVTENADKQFKQVVKKAMKLNDKAFVAAVGCYAQLKPEELAAVDGVDLVLGATEKFKITDYINDLSKNDMGEVHSCEIAEADFYVGSYSIGDRTRAFLKVQDGCDYKCTYCTIPLARGISRSDALENVLQNAKEISAQNIKEIVLTGVNIGDYGKGEFGNKKHEHTFLDLVQALDKVEGIERLRISSIEPNLLKNETIEFVSKSRTFVPHFHIPLQSGSNDILKLMKRRYLREVYTERVNKIREVMPHACIGVDVIVGFPGETDEHFLETYHFLNEMDISYLHVFTYSERDNTEAANMLGVVPANVRAKRSKMLRGLSVKKRRAFYESQLGSNRTVLFESENKEGYIHGFTENYVKVKTPWNPELVNTLQEINLTKIDEDGSVRLEFLNKLAEA, encoded by the coding sequence ATGGAAAACAGAAAAAAAGTTGCCTTTTATACGCTTGGTTGCAAACTGAATTTTTCAGAAACTTCTACAATCGCCAGAAACTTTAATGACGAAGGTTTTGATCGCGTTGATTTTGAAGAAATAGCAGACATTTATGTTATCAATACTTGCTCAGTTACTGAGAATGCTGATAAGCAATTTAAGCAGGTCGTAAAAAAAGCAATGAAACTTAACGATAAAGCTTTTGTTGCGGCAGTAGGCTGCTACGCACAATTAAAACCGGAAGAATTAGCGGCTGTTGATGGCGTTGATTTGGTTCTTGGTGCTACCGAAAAATTTAAAATTACCGATTATATTAATGATTTGAGTAAAAATGACATGGGTGAGGTTCACTCATGCGAAATTGCCGAAGCTGATTTTTATGTCGGTAGTTATTCTATTGGAGACAGAACTCGTGCTTTCCTGAAAGTTCAGGATGGTTGCGATTATAAATGTACCTATTGTACAATTCCGTTAGCAAGAGGAATTTCGAGAAGTGATGCTTTAGAAAATGTATTACAAAATGCTAAAGAGATTTCGGCTCAAAATATCAAAGAAATTGTTTTAACCGGAGTAAATATCGGTGATTACGGAAAAGGAGAATTCGGGAACAAAAAACACGAACATACTTTTCTTGATTTAGTGCAGGCTCTGGATAAAGTTGAAGGAATCGAACGTTTGAGAATTTCATCAATAGAACCTAATTTATTGAAAAATGAAACGATAGAATTTGTTTCTAAAAGCAGAACTTTTGTACCTCATTTTCATATTCCGTTGCAATCAGGAAGTAATGATATTTTAAAATTAATGAAACGTCGTTATTTACGTGAAGTCTATACAGAACGAGTAAACAAAATTCGTGAAGTAATGCCACACGCTTGTATTGGTGTTGACGTCATTGTAGGTTTCCCTGGTGAAACCGATGAGCATTTCTTAGAAACGTATCATTTTCTTAACGAAATGGATATTTCTTACTTACACGTATTCACGTATTCAGAAAGAGACAATACAGAAGCTGCAAATATGCTTGGTGTTGTTCCTGCAAACGTAAGAGCAAAACGAAGCAAAATGCTACGCGGATTATCCGTTAAAAAACGTCGTGCTTTCTACGAAAGTCAATTAGGATCTAACAGAACGGTTTTGTTCGAAAGTGAAAATAAAGAAGGATATATTCACGGTTTTACCGAAAACTACGTAAAAGTAAAAACACCATGGAACCCGGAATTGGTAAATACATTACAAGAAATTAACCTGACAAAAATCGACGAAGACGGAAGTGTTCGTTTAGAATTTTTAAATAAATTGGCAGAAGCATAA
- a CDS encoding GNAT family N-acetyltransferase produces MKEPIETERLLLRELFLTDVDGMFELDSNPNVHLFVGNKPVKHISESLDQIKNIQQQYAAFGTGRLAVILKETNEFIGWSGIKFITNEINNHKDFYEIGYRFIEKHWGKGYATEAGKAFIDHGFNVMKVDAIYAYADAGNENSRRILEKLGLQYVNSFEYEEELEVWYELKNPNL; encoded by the coding sequence ATGAAAGAGCCAATAGAAACAGAACGATTGCTTTTAAGGGAATTATTTCTCACGGATGTTGATGGAATGTTTGAATTGGATTCTAATCCTAATGTTCATCTTTTTGTTGGAAATAAACCAGTAAAACACATTAGCGAAAGTCTGGATCAGATAAAAAATATTCAACAGCAATATGCAGCTTTCGGAACTGGTCGTTTGGCCGTGATCTTAAAAGAAACGAATGAGTTTATAGGCTGGTCAGGAATAAAATTTATTACCAATGAAATCAACAATCATAAAGATTTTTATGAAATAGGATATCGTTTTATCGAAAAACATTGGGGAAAAGGATACGCAACCGAAGCTGGAAAAGCTTTTATAGATCACGGTTTTAACGTAATGAAAGTAGATGCGATTTACGCTTACGCCGATGCGGGAAATGAAAACTCGAGAAGAATTTTAGAAAAGCTTGGTTTGCAGTACGTAAATTCTTTTGAATATGAAGAAGAATTGGAAGTTTGGTACGAATTAAAAAATCCAAACTTATAA
- a CDS encoding Cof-type HAD-IIB family hydrolase, with product MQYKMLVLDMDDTLLTDDHKISDLNKKVLLEAQAKGVHLVLASGRPTSAMTAYAKELQLDLYDSYIISFNGAVISTVKDDLVLFEQCLTPEQIHDLYDYSVKMKTHIITYIDGEIVSETDSEYIDIEKEITGLPHNKVSDFKAAVTKPAVKCILLAEPSYLKEVEGDLKLAMPHLSVAMSKPFFLEAAQNGIDKAASLKLLAEKLNIHQSEIIAVGNAGNDLTMIEYAGLGVWVDNVTPELRDRADVIVASNNNDGVAEVVKRYILN from the coding sequence ATGCAATATAAAATGCTAGTGCTCGACATGGATGATACCTTGTTGACAGACGATCATAAAATTTCGGACCTAAATAAAAAAGTACTTCTTGAAGCGCAGGCAAAAGGCGTTCATTTAGTTTTGGCTTCAGGCAGACCAACATCTGCCATGACAGCTTACGCTAAAGAATTGCAGCTTGATTTGTACGACTCTTATATTATATCATTTAATGGTGCTGTAATTAGTACTGTAAAAGATGATCTGGTGTTGTTTGAACAATGTTTAACGCCGGAACAAATTCATGATTTGTACGATTATAGTGTAAAAATGAAAACGCATATTATTACCTATATTGATGGTGAAATTGTTAGCGAAACAGATTCTGAGTACATCGACATCGAAAAAGAAATCACGGGATTACCACATAATAAAGTATCTGATTTTAAAGCAGCGGTTACCAAACCTGCAGTAAAATGTATTTTATTGGCAGAGCCTTCTTATCTTAAAGAAGTTGAAGGAGATTTAAAACTGGCAATGCCACATTTAAGTGTTGCAATGTCGAAACCTTTTTTCCTGGAAGCAGCTCAAAACGGAATTGATAAAGCAGCGAGTTTAAAACTTTTGGCTGAAAAGCTAAACATCCATCAAAGTGAAATTATTGCCGTAGGAAACGCAGGAAATGATTTAACAATGATTGAATACGCCGGACTTGGAGTTTGGGTTGATAATGTAACGCCTGAATTACGTGACAGAGCAGATGTTATTGTAGCATCAAATAATAATGATGGAGTTGCTGAAGTGGTAAAACGCTATATTTTAAACTAA